The window TTTGGTGGTGGGCATCTCACTCACGCTGTTTGCCTGGCGTGCACCCAAAGCGACATTGGGTGGCAAGATTGGTTTGGTATCGCGTGAGTCCATGCTGCTCACCAACAGTGTGTTGTTGGTGGTTGCCACGGGCGCGGTCTTGTTGGGTACGGTTTACCCGCTCATCGTGGATGCTTTGAACTTGGGCAAGTTGTCGGTGGGCGCGCCATATTTCAATGCGGTGTTTGTGCCCTTGATGGTGCCCGTGGTGTTTCTGATGGTGCCAGGCGGCATTGCACACTGGCGTGAGGCTCGTTGGAAAACCTTGGGTCTTGCCATGCGCATTCCTGCGTTGGCAGCCGTGCTGGTCGCTGTCTTTATTTGGGGCTTTACTGAAAAAGGCAATTGGCTGAGTGCCATGGGCATGGCCTTGGCCACTTGGGTGTTTGTGGGCTTGATCCTGCAAATTGTGGAGCGCGTCAAAAAACCAGGCCGCATACCGCCCTCGTTCTGGGGCATGCATTTGGCACACTTGGGCATTGCGGTGGTGGTGGTGGGTGTCACCTTGGTCAAAGGCTACGAGGTGGAGCGTGATGTTCGCATGGGTTTGAACGACACCGTGACCATCGAGAACTACGACTTTGAATTGGTGGGCGTTTCCAATGTGGATGGCCCGAATTACAAAGCTATTCGCGGTGAAATCAAGGTTAGCAAAGACAATCAATTCCTGGAAGTGTTGCATCCCGAGAAGCGCAAGTATTTCTCATCAGCCATGCCCATGACCGAGGCGGCCATCGACTCCGGTTTGTTCCGCGACCTTTATGTGTCCTTGGGTGAATCGATTGAAGGCGACAAACCGCAGTGGAGCGTGCGGGTGTTTTACAAGCCCTTTGTGTCCTGGCTCTGGTACGGCGCCATCTTGATGGTCTTGGGTGGCTTGTTGGCCGTCAGTGATCGACGCTATCGCAAATCGGCTGACAGTTTGAGCTAAGCCGCCTGGAGGCATGTTGTGAAAAAGTTTTTAATTCCCTTGGTGCTCTTTTTTGGATTGGTCGCCTTTCTGGCGGTTGGTCTGAACCGCGATCCGCGTGAAATTCCATCCCCCTTGGTCGGCAAGCCTGCGCCTGCTTTTGAGCTCTATACCTTGGATGCCAACGCACCCAAATTTGGTCCGGCAGACATGAAGGGCAAAGTTTGGATGATGAATGTGTGGGCCACTTGGTGTGTGGCTTGCCGCGAAGAGCATCCTGTGTTGGTGGCGTTTTCCAAGGCCAATCAATTGCCCATCGTTGGCTTGAGCTACAAAGAAGTGCAAGCGCAAGACGAGCCTGCAGGTCGCAAATTCACGCCTGAAGAAAAACTCAAACTTGCACGTGAGCGCAGTCAGTTGTGGCTCAGCCGCCATGGCAATCCTTATGCATTGTCCGTCCTGGATTTGGATGGCCGTGTCGGCATTGACTATGGTGTCTACGGTGTGCCAGAGACTTATGTGATCGACAAAGAAGGCGTCATTCGTTACAAGCGCGTTGGCGTAGTCACACCGGATTTACTGCAATCCACCATCATGCCCTTGGTGCAGAAATTGAATGCTTCCTAAAGCATTGTGAAAGCTCTCATGACATTGAATGCCCCCTGTTTCAAGCTGTTGGCAGTCATGGCCTTTGCCATGGTCACTGCGTTTTCCGCTGTGCAAGCCAAAGAAGCCGCGCCCTTGGCAGAAGATCCACTGGTTGAAAAACGTTTGATTCACATTTCTGAAGAGTTGCGTTGCCTGGTGTGTCAAAACGAGTCCTTGGCATCCTCACGTGCTGAGTTGGCCAACGATTTGCGCGAAGAGGTGAGGAAACTCATTCGGGACAACAAAAGCGATACGCAAATCAAAGAATATCTGGTGACGCGCTACGGTGACTTTGTCCTGTATCGCCCAGAAGTGAAACCCCTCACATGGGTCTTGTGGTTTGGCCCCTTTCTGCTATTGGTCCTCGGTGTTGTGGGCATGGCCCTTTACTTGCGTCAACGCCAAACGGAGAAGCCCCTTCAACAAGAACTGAGCGAAGAAGATCGACGCAAGGTTCAAGAAATTCTGAAGTCTGGAGACGCATCATGAGTGCCAATGTGTTGTTTGTTGTGTTGGCGCTGGGCATGGTGTTGTGTGTGGCTGGCGTTTTGATGTGGGTCTTGCTGCGTCAACGTCCCGTGGTGACGCATGCCAGTCAGGCCAAAGCCAATGCAAAGGTGTACCGAGATCAAATTGCGGACCTTGACCGCGAGCATGAGAGTGGCCACATCAGCGATGCCGAGTGGCAACAGTCACGCGATGAATTAAGCATGCGCTTGTTGGAGGACACTTCCGCACAAGACGATCCTGTCGCAAAACAAGAAAAGCCGGCCTTGTGGACTGCTGTGTTGGTGGCCGTGGCCTTGCCTTTGTCAGCGGTGGGCATGTACATGTGGGTAGGTGAGCCCGATGCACTCAATCCCATGGCCGTTCAATCCAACGACAAGGTTGATCCCACCCAATTGCTCCAAATGGCCGAAAGCTTGGCCCAAAAATTAAACGACAAGCCCGACAACCTTCAGGGTTGGGTGATGTTGGGCCGAACCTACCGCACTCTCGAGAAGTTTGATGCTTCTGTGCAAGCCTACGACCGCGCTTTGAAGTTGTCTGCTGATGACGATTTGAAGCTCGAGCGCGTGGAAGTATTGGCCATGAAATCACAAGGCAACTTTGAAGGTGAGCCTTGGACTGTGATTCGTGATATTTTGCAACGCGACCCGCAAAACTATGGTGCCTTGTTGATGGCGGGAAGTGCCTCTTACTCGCACGAAAAATATGCCGATGCTTTGAAGTATTGGCAACAAGCCCGCAAGCCCTTGGCAGCCGACAACCCTGATGTGCCTGGCTTAGACGAGGCCATTGCCTCAGTGCAGAAAAAACTGGGCATGCCCGCTCAAGTTGCCAAGGGCCCTTCGGCTCAGATGAATGCCGCGCAGACGCCTGCCGCATCACCTTCTGCTAACACTTCCGGTGCCGCAAGCACTGGCTTGACTGTGTCGGGTCAAGTTGCCATAGCGGAAGCACTCAAGGGCAAGGTGAAGCCTTCGGATGTGGTATTCATTTATGCCACACCAGCCAATGGTGAGCGCATGCCTTTGGCCATCTTCAAAACCACAGTAGCCCAACTGCCTTTGGCATTCACATTAGACGATTCCACCGCCATGACACCCGAGCGAAAACTCTCGGGCGCTGGTGAAGTGTTGGTCAAGGTGCGTGTCTCTAAGTCGGGCAACGCCATGCCACAGTCGGGCGATTTGGCGGGTACTTTAGGTCCAGTGAAAGTGGGCTCTAAAGGCTTGAAGCTGGAAATCAAGGATCAGATTCCTTGATCTCCTGGATCAATGCCCTTGCACTTTATTCAATGGCGATCTTGGCATCGCGAATGACGCGCGACCACTTCTCGGTGTCCCGCTGAGTCCAGGCTTGCACTTCTTCGGGTGAGCCTGCTTGCAGTTCAGTGCCGGCAGCTTCAATTTTGGCCACCAAGGCGGGCGTTTTCAAAGCCTTGGTAAGGGCGCTGTTGATGGCATCGACCACAGGCTTGGAGGTGGCCAGTGGTGCGTACATGGCGTACCACGTGGTGTAGTCAAAGCCAGGCAATGCCGAACCAATGAGGGGCAAGGATTTGGTGGCGTTGGATTTGCTGGGTGCCGTGGCTGCCAACACTTTGACCAAGCCTTTGTCGGCCAAACCTTGAAGAGAAGGCAAGCTGCTGAACATGGCGCTGACTTCGCCGGAAATCAAATCGTTCACGGCGCCTGCGCTGCCTTTATAGGGCACATGGATCACATCCGTTTTGGAAAGTGCTTTGAACATTTCCATGCCCAAGTGCGCGGTGCCACCAGTGCCCGCCGATGCAAAACTCACTTTGCCTGGGTTGGCGCGCGCGTAGTCGATCAATTCGGGCATGTTTTTAACGGGCAGCTTGGCTGAGACCACCAACACGTGAGGGCCTGTAGAGATGGTCGACACAGGTTTGAGTTTGGCGACCAAATCTGCGCCGCCTTTTTTGCTCAACATAGGTTGCAGCACCATGTTGCCAAACGCGGCCAACAGCAAGGTGTGTCCATCGGGTTCTGCACGTGTCACAACGCCCAAGGCCGGCACGCCCATGCCGCCGCCTTGGTTTTCGACGGTGACGGGTTGTTTCAAATCTGCGGTGAGGACCAATGCCAACTCACGTGCAACCACATCGGCTGGACCGCCAGCAGCGTAGGGCACTATCAACTTGATGGGTTTGGAGGGCCAAGAAGGCGCTGCGCTTTGCGCAAAGCTCAGCGGCAAGGTGGCGGCCAAGGCGAGCGCCACAGTGATTTGGTTCAGGTGTCGTTTCAGCATGTGTTTCTCCTTGAACTGCATTGTGCACAAATCGCACAGATACAAAAAAACCCTAAGCAAATCAATTGCTTAGGGTTTGTAACTGGCGGAAGCGGTGAGATTCGAACTCACGGACCCTTTCGAGCCGCCGGTTTTCAAGACCGGTGCAATCGACCACTCTGCCACACTTCCAGCGGGGGGAATTGTAACCTTGTTCTAGGCTCAAATTGGGGCGTTTCAGGCAGGAAGGGCGAAAATTAATGTTGATCTGACCCCATTTAAATTAAACGAGCATGCCTTGGGTTTCGATGTAAGCGATGACGTCGGCCAGGCCGGTTTGGGTTTTGAGGTTGGTCATGACGAAGGGTTTGAGGCCTTTGGCAGTGGTGCGCATGCGGGTGGTGTCGGCATGCATCACGTCGAGGTCGGCGCCGACGTAGGGGGCCAGGTCGGTTTTGTTGATGACGAAGAGGTCGCTCTTGGTAATACCAGGGCCGCCTTTGCGGGGGATTTTTTCGCCGGCGGCCACGTCAATCACGTAGATGGTGAGGTCGGACAGTTCGGGGCTGAATGTGGCGGCCAAGTTGTCGCCACCGCTTTCCACGAACACCACGTCGGCGTTCGGAAATTTTTTCAGCATGCGGTCGATGGCTTCAAGGTTGATGGACGCGTCTTCGCGAATGGCGGTGTGCGGGCAGCCGCCAGTTTCAACGCCCATGATGCGATCGGCATCCAGCGCGCCACTGACGGTGAGCAAGCGTTGGTCTTCTTTGGTGTAAATGTCGTTGGTGATGGCCACCAAGTCCCATTTTTGGCGCATGCTTTTGCAGAGCATTTCCAAGAGGGTGGTTTTGCCGGAACCCACGGGGCCACCAATGCCCACGCGAAGCGGTGGCAGTTTTTTGGTGCGGTTGGGAATGTGGTGCAGTGCGGTCATGATCGAAAGAGTCTGGAGTATTGGGTTTCGTGTCTGGCCGACATCACGGCCAGCATGGGACAAAAAGCTTGGCGTTGGTCATCGCTTAAAGCGATGGCGTGTTGCACAGCATCGGGAATTTCTTGGGCCAGTCGGGCCAGTATTTTTTGGCCAGATACCTGGCCCAAGGGAACTGCTTTGAGTGCGGCTTGCGTCATGTTTTCGGCCCAGCCAAAGGCATAGGCTTGAAGCGCTTGATCTAGCGGGGCATTGGCCAGCGACAAGGCCAAAGACATGGCCATGGGGTAGGTGGGGCGCATTTCGCTGCACAGCTTTAATGCGGTCTCTGTGGCTTTGTTTTGAATACGCAGCCAGTCCAACAGGGACCTGCCCATTTGCTCGGTTTGCAAACGCATTTCGTGCGTTTCGCGAGTGGTGTGAACCCACTGGCTTAAATCTTTCAATCGATCGGTGTTCATGGCTTGCCAAGCGGGAATGGCTTGCGCCATCAGGGCCATGTCACCTCGGGCCTGCGACAGATGCAGTTGATCGGCCAGCCAATCTGCACAGGAGGCTTCGTCATGGACGTGCTCGTGATCGATGGCAGCTTCTAAGGCTTCAGAATAAGAGAAGCCGCCCACCGGCAAAGCAGGCGAAGCCAACCAAATGAGTTGGAGAAGTTCAGTGGCCATGGTCGTGATGTGAATGGCCGTGAGCGTGGTCATGTCCATGACCGTGCGCTGCTTCGTCACTGTGGCTGTGACCTGACCCGCCATGATGCGAACCGTAAGCGCCGCCTTCGGGCTCAAATGCTTCTTCTACAGTGTTCACAATCAAATGCATGGCGCGAAGCATTTCTGCCAACACGTTGTCGGGTTCAATTTGGAGGTGATTGGGTTGAAGTTCAATGGGCACATGGCGATTGCCCAAGTGATAGGCCGCGCGTGTGAGATCAAAGGGAGAGCCATGTGCCGTGCAGGCCGTGATGCGCATCAAAGTTTGCGGCGCTGCTTCCACCTTGATCAAACTGCCATCGTCTGCCACCAACACATCACCGCCGCGCACCACATGGCCGCGTTGCAAAAACACCGACAGCACGCGACCCGTGGAGTCTTCTGTTTGAAAACGGCTCTTTTGTCGAACGTCCCAATCTAAAGACACCGTTGGCGCGCGCTTGATCAGCGCCTGCGCCAAGCCTTGACCTTGTGCAATTACTTTTGAGCAGGTGAGCATGGAAAGACAGGGCGCCTGATCAGAACAAGAAGTAACGCTGCGTCATGGGCAAGCTCACGGCTGGGTCACACGTGAGCAACAAACCATCGGCGCGCACCGCATAGGTTTGCGCATCCACTTCCATTTTGGGGGCGTAGTCGTTGTTAATCATGTGGCGCTTGCCCACACCGCGAATACCTTTCACGGCAGACAAGGTTTTTTGCAAACCATACTTTTGATCCACGCCAGCAGCAAGACCGGCCTGCGAAACGAAAGTGAGTGACCCGCGAGCCAACGCACCCCCATAGCTGCCAAACATGGGGCGGTAGTGCACAGGCTGAGGCGTTGGGATGGAGGCATTGGGGTCGCCCATGGCCGCCATGGCAATGAAGCCGCCTTTCAGAATGAGCGCAGGCTTGACGCCAAAGAATGCAGGTCTCCAGACCACCAAATCGGCCCACTTGCCCACTTCAATGCTGCCCACTTCGTGGCTGATGCCGTGCGCAATGGCGGGGTTGATGCAAAGCTTGGCGATGTAGCGCTTGACGCGCGAGTTGTCGTTGCGATCCGTGTCGCCCGGCAACTTGCCGCGCTGCATTTTCATTTTGTGAGCCGTTTGCCAGCAACGCAAAATCACCTCACCCACGCGGCCCATGGCCTGGCTGTCGGAGCTGAACATGCTGATGGCACCCAAGTCATGCAAGATGTCTTCGGCAGCAATGGTTTCTTTGCGGATGCGGC is drawn from Limnohabitans sp. 103DPR2 and contains these coding sequences:
- a CDS encoding Bug family tripartite tricarboxylate transporter substrate binding protein produces the protein MLKRHLNQITVALALAATLPLSFAQSAAPSWPSKPIKLIVPYAAGGPADVVARELALVLTADLKQPVTVENQGGGMGVPALGVVTRAEPDGHTLLLAAFGNMVLQPMLSKKGGADLVAKLKPVSTISTGPHVLVVSAKLPVKNMPELIDYARANPGKVSFASAGTGGTAHLGMEMFKALSKTDVIHVPYKGSAGAVNDLISGEVSAMFSSLPSLQGLADKGLVKVLAATAPSKSNATKSLPLIGSALPGFDYTTWYAMYAPLATSKPVVDAINSALTKALKTPALVAKIEAAGTELQAGSPEEVQAWTQRDTEKWSRVIRDAKIAIE
- a CDS encoding heme lyase CcmF/NrfE family subunit gives rise to the protein MIVEIGHFALILAACVALIQGLLPLAGTVNDHQRWQALARPAAVLQFLLIAFSFGVLAHGALTDDFSIKYIAEHSNSLLPSQYKFASVWGGHEGSLLLWVLMLAGWTLAVALFSRSLPLAMVARVIGILGWVSTGFLMFILTTSSPFERLLPAAPDGRDLNPLLQDPGLVIHPPMLYMGYVGFSVAFAFALSALLSGRMDAAWARWSRPWTVVAWVFMTAGIALGSWWAYYELGWGGWWFWDPVENASLMPWLFGTALIHALMVTDKRGGFKAWSVLLAIGAFSLSLLGTFLVRSGVLTSVHAFAADPRRGVFILIFLALVVGISLTLFAWRAPKATLGGKIGLVSRESMLLTNSVLLVVATGAVLLGTVYPLIVDALNLGKLSVGAPYFNAVFVPLMVPVVFLMVPGGIAHWREARWKTLGLAMRIPALAAVLVAVFIWGFTEKGNWLSAMGMALATWVFVGLILQIVERVKKPGRIPPSFWGMHLAHLGIAVVVVGVTLVKGYEVERDVRMGLNDTVTIENYDFELVGVSNVDGPNYKAIRGEIKVSKDNQFLEVLHPEKRKYFSSAMPMTEAAIDSGLFRDLYVSLGESIEGDKPQWSVRVFYKPFVSWLWYGAILMVLGGLLAVSDRRYRKSADSLS
- the ureE gene encoding urease accessory protein UreE; translation: MLTCSKVIAQGQGLAQALIKRAPTVSLDWDVRQKSRFQTEDSTGRVLSVFLQRGHVVRGGDVLVADDGSLIKVEAAPQTLMRITACTAHGSPFDLTRAAYHLGNRHVPIELQPNHLQIEPDNVLAEMLRAMHLIVNTVEEAFEPEGGAYGSHHGGSGHSHSDEAAHGHGHDHAHGHSHHDHGH
- a CDS encoding urease accessory protein UreF — its product is MTTLTAIHITTMATELLQLIWLASPALPVGGFSYSEALEAAIDHEHVHDEASCADWLADQLHLSQARGDMALMAQAIPAWQAMNTDRLKDLSQWVHTTRETHEMRLQTEQMGRSLLDWLRIQNKATETALKLCSEMRPTYPMAMSLALSLANAPLDQALQAYAFGWAENMTQAALKAVPLGQVSGQKILARLAQEIPDAVQHAIALSDDQRQAFCPMLAVMSARHETQYSRLFRS
- a CDS encoding DsbE family thiol:disulfide interchange protein — its product is MKKFLIPLVLFFGLVAFLAVGLNRDPREIPSPLVGKPAPAFELYTLDANAPKFGPADMKGKVWMMNVWATWCVACREEHPVLVAFSKANQLPIVGLSYKEVQAQDEPAGRKFTPEEKLKLARERSQLWLSRHGNPYALSVLDLDGRVGIDYGVYGVPETYVIDKEGVIRYKRVGVVTPDLLQSTIMPLVQKLNAS
- the ureG gene encoding urease accessory protein UreG → MMTALHHIPNRTKKLPPLRVGIGGPVGSGKTTLLEMLCKSMRQKWDLVAITNDIYTKEDQRLLTVSGALDADRIMGVETGGCPHTAIREDASINLEAIDRMLKKFPNADVVFVESGGDNLAATFSPELSDLTIYVIDVAAGEKIPRKGGPGITKSDLFVINKTDLAPYVGADLDVMHADTTRMRTTAKGLKPFVMTNLKTQTGLADVIAYIETQGMLV
- the ccmI gene encoding c-type cytochrome biogenesis protein CcmI, with the translated sequence MSANVLFVVLALGMVLCVAGVLMWVLLRQRPVVTHASQAKANAKVYRDQIADLDREHESGHISDAEWQQSRDELSMRLLEDTSAQDDPVAKQEKPALWTAVLVAVALPLSAVGMYMWVGEPDALNPMAVQSNDKVDPTQLLQMAESLAQKLNDKPDNLQGWVMLGRTYRTLEKFDASVQAYDRALKLSADDDLKLERVEVLAMKSQGNFEGEPWTVIRDILQRDPQNYGALLMAGSASYSHEKYADALKYWQQARKPLAADNPDVPGLDEAIASVQKKLGMPAQVAKGPSAQMNAAQTPAASPSANTSGAASTGLTVSGQVAIAEALKGKVKPSDVVFIYATPANGERMPLAIFKTTVAQLPLAFTLDDSTAMTPERKLSGAGEVLVKVRVSKSGNAMPQSGDLAGTLGPVKVGSKGLKLEIKDQIP
- a CDS encoding cytochrome c-type biogenesis protein, translating into MTLNAPCFKLLAVMAFAMVTAFSAVQAKEAAPLAEDPLVEKRLIHISEELRCLVCQNESLASSRAELANDLREEVRKLIRDNKSDTQIKEYLVTRYGDFVLYRPEVKPLTWVLWFGPFLLLVLGVVGMALYLRQRQTEKPLQQELSEEDRRKVQEILKSGDAS